GAATATAATGGGGATACCATATGACCTAAACATAAAATTATATACATATGAAAACAAAAACAGATAACGGTAGAGCACAATTAGGATTCGTATTAATTATTATAGGTGTCGCATTCATTTTTCGCATATTAGGTCTGTTACCTGATACATTGAGTGACATTTTATTTTCATGGCAAATGTTATTAATAGCTATTGGTACATTTAACCTTATTAACAAAAAATATACACCGGCAATTATATTATTAACGATAGGTGTAGTCTTTATGGTTCCGGAGATTATTTATATTGATTATACTTATCGTAGATTGTTTTGGCCAATTATTTTGGTAGTAACCGGAGTAGTTCTTATAGTTAGAAGAAATAAGGGATTCGATTTTCCTGATTTAATAAGTAGAAATAATAAAACGGATTACATTGACCATACCAGTGTGTTTGGTGGAAACAAGGTGATTTATACTTCTAAAGTATTCAGAGGAGGGCGTATTACTTCAATTTTTGGTGGTTCGGAGGTTAATTTTAAGAGTGCCGATATTGCTGAAGAAAATGCAGTAGTTGATGTTTTTACTATTTTTGGAGGTACAAAATTGATTGTGCCAAATGATTGGAATGTACAAATAGATGTAATTGCAATTTTTGGGGGATTTACAGATAAACGATTTATTTCTGCAGAATCTAATTCATCAGATAAAATTCTTTTTGTAAAAGGATTTACTATGTTTGGTGGAGGAGATGTTAGAAATTAAAGGAAAGAACTACTGAGTTTAGAAGTAAACTAATAATATTATGCTTCATCCATTTATAGAAAATCGTAGATATTCAATAGTTTACACTTTAGTCTGGATAATAATTATTATTGTACAGGCTTTGGTGTTTACTTTTAAGTTCGAAGTAGATGTTCTCTCATCTGTAACAGACAGTTTTGTATATAACTCTCTATTTGCAGTAATGGGTGTTTCTATTTGGTTTGTCGGTGCTTATTCAGACTATGATAAGCTGTCAGTTCAAAATATTGTTTTTAAACAAATTATTTCAGGAGTGTTTTTTGTATTCTTTTGGGTGTTTATTTCGAACTGGGCATTAACTAAGATTGTTGAAGATGAGCTTTATCTCTATTTTAGTGAGACAATTTTATTTTGGAGATATATTTTTGGAAGTTTTTATTTTGTGATTTTGTCCATAGTGTTTTACCTGATTCTTTATCAGGAGAATATGGAGTTTGAGCTTCAGCAGAAAAGTCTTTACGAAAAAATAGCTATTCAGTCAGAGTTAAAAGCGTTGAAATCACAGGTAAACCCACATTTTTTGTTTAATAGTTTAAACTCTATAAGCTATCTGACAATTAGCGATGGATATAAGGCTCAGGAAATGTTGGTTAAGTTATCGGAATATATTCGGTATGCAC
This sequence is a window from Bacteroidota bacterium. Protein-coding genes within it:
- a CDS encoding DUF5668 domain-containing protein, producing MKTKTDNGRAQLGFVLIIIGVAFIFRILGLLPDTLSDILFSWQMLLIAIGTFNLINKKYTPAIILLTIGVVFMVPEIIYIDYTYRRLFWPIILVVTGVVLIVRRNKGFDFPDLISRNNKTDYIDHTSVFGGNKVIYTSKVFRGGRITSIFGGSEVNFKSADIAEENAVVDVFTIFGGTKLIVPNDWNVQIDVIAIFGGFTDKRFISAESNSSDKILFVKGFTMFGGGDVRN
- a CDS encoding histidine kinase translates to MLHPFIENRRYSIVYTLVWIIIIIVQALVFTFKFEVDVLSSVTDSFVYNSLFAVMGVSIWFVGAYSDYDKLSVQNIVFKQIISGVFFVFFWVFISNWALTKIVEDELYLYFSETILFWRYIFGSFYFVILSIVFYLILYQENMEFELQQKSLYEKIAIQSELKALKSQVNPHFLFNSLNSISYLTISDGYKAQEMLVKLSEYIRYALRKEENQFTVLSEELDNLHSYIDIEKIRFEDKIVYSEKIDDDLSNLKIPHLILQPLMENAIKYGVYESEKAVDVVLEIRTKDEFVEIIFKNDFNEDSYLHRGEGIGLKNIADRLKLLYNAKDLLSTKTDGDIFIAKILIPKQF